From a single Candidatus Melainabacteria bacterium genomic region:
- a CDS encoding Hsp20/alpha crystallin family protein encodes MKTIRDKVVRLSALALSMLFGFGVGFSSKDAIENANMAYAGEAAKVIVEKVSEPTTSLRSNRLLAPDLWDIYIDPFFVPVGIKAMPAPLLPLVNYSAQTPRIQTINEEKELRVVAQVPGMNENDVKVEASERSVTIKGHKQEKRGESDKFQSFEESFSQTVQLPCRVDADKVQATVKDGLLTVVLPKS; translated from the coding sequence CTCGCTCTGTCAATGCTATTCGGATTCGGAGTGGGCTTTTCGAGCAAAGATGCAATTGAGAACGCAAACATGGCATACGCTGGTGAGGCAGCTAAAGTAATCGTTGAAAAAGTAAGCGAGCCGACAACTTCCCTTAGAAGTAATCGGTTATTGGCGCCGGACCTCTGGGACATATACATCGATCCATTCTTCGTGCCTGTCGGTATCAAAGCTATGCCTGCGCCGCTGCTTCCGCTAGTAAACTATTCTGCACAGACACCCAGAATTCAAACAATCAATGAAGAGAAAGAACTGAGAGTGGTTGCGCAAGTCCCTGGCATGAACGAAAACGATGTAAAGGTTGAAGCGAGCGAGCGATCTGTCACGATCAAAGGGCACAAACAAGAGAAACGCGGCGAAAGCGACAAATTCCAGAGTTTCGAAGAATCGTTTTCACAGACGGTGCAACTACCGTGCAGAGTCGACGCTGACAAAGTTCAAGCTACGGTCAAGGATGGCTTGCTGACGGTGGTTCTGCCGAAAAGCTGA